One window of the Actinomycetota bacterium genome contains the following:
- a CDS encoding urease subunit beta, whose amino-acid sequence MQLNPTERDRLLVFTTAQLARETLSRGLPLNAPEAIALVCDEMHLAARGGASYGQVVDAGRTVAERTPVLDGVAAIASEVRVEVLLEEGSRLIVLREPFGPVPADGPGAVRFAPGDVPLVPDRERRRLTVRNTSRRPVRVSSHYPFWQVNPSLAFDREAARGFRLDLPAGDSLRWAPGEEREVELVAYGGAGAPGGDD is encoded by the coding sequence ATGCAGCTGAACCCGACCGAGCGGGACCGGCTGCTCGTGTTCACCACGGCACAGCTCGCGCGCGAGACGCTGTCACGAGGTCTGCCCCTGAACGCGCCGGAGGCGATCGCGCTCGTGTGCGACGAGATGCACCTCGCGGCCCGCGGCGGTGCATCCTACGGACAAGTCGTTGACGCCGGCCGGACCGTGGCCGAGCGCACGCCGGTCCTGGACGGGGTCGCGGCGATCGCATCCGAGGTCCGCGTCGAGGTGCTCCTCGAGGAGGGCTCGCGGCTGATCGTGCTGCGGGAACCGTTCGGCCCCGTGCCGGCAGACGGGCCCGGCGCCGTGCGGTTCGCACCCGGCGACGTACCGCTCGTGCCCGACCGGGAGCGACGTCGCCTCACGGTCCGCAACACCTCGCGCCGGCCCGTGCGGGTCTCGTCGCACTACCCCTTCTGGCAGGTGAACCCCTCCCTCGCGTTCGACCGCGAGGCCGCGCGCGGCTTCCGGCTCGACCTGCCCGCTGGCGACTCGCTGCGCTGGGCACCCGGCGAGGAACGGGAGGTCGAGCTCGTGGCCTACGGCGGCGCAGGCGCGCCAGGGGGAGACGACTGA
- a CDS encoding cation:proton antiporter, with protein MVEGLGSLLAAMVVVAAAPILVAFLPGRVPQVVLLIAGGIVIGPEVLDLAEPDDITLFANLGLGFLFLLAGYELDPSLLRERAGTLAIVAWVISIVLAIGVVGALEAVGLVKAFLPVAIGLTTTALGTLLPILRDHRMLEGRFGRYVFAAGAIGEMGPVLCIALLLGHYNSIIEVIGVAAVAGVAFALSVIPRFTQGTRFGRVLEQGQHETSQTTLRLTVLLLVALLFLSAEFGLDIVLGAFFAGMVLRRWAPGDVESLEKKLDAVGYGFFIPVFFVSSGMGLDVISIVEAPGRMLGFFLLLLVVRGVPALFVYRKDLPGPRRVQMMLLTATALPLLVALTEIGLQNGSMLPENAAALVGAGVLSVAIFPLLAVRLQPRALEAERETSAPEA; from the coding sequence ATGGTCGAGGGGCTCGGATCGCTGCTCGCCGCCATGGTCGTGGTGGCCGCAGCCCCGATCCTGGTCGCGTTCCTGCCGGGACGCGTGCCGCAGGTCGTGCTGCTGATCGCCGGCGGCATCGTGATCGGGCCCGAGGTGCTCGACCTCGCGGAGCCCGACGACATCACGTTGTTCGCCAACCTAGGTCTCGGATTCCTCTTCCTGCTGGCGGGATACGAGCTCGACCCGAGCCTGCTGCGGGAGCGAGCCGGCACGCTCGCGATCGTGGCGTGGGTGATCTCCATCGTGCTCGCGATCGGGGTCGTGGGGGCCCTCGAAGCCGTGGGGCTCGTGAAGGCGTTCCTCCCGGTGGCGATCGGACTCACGACGACGGCGCTCGGCACGTTGCTCCCCATCCTCCGCGACCACCGCATGCTCGAGGGGCGATTCGGTCGCTACGTCTTCGCGGCGGGAGCGATCGGCGAGATGGGTCCCGTCCTCTGCATCGCCCTACTGCTCGGGCACTACAACTCGATCATCGAGGTGATCGGGGTCGCCGCCGTGGCCGGCGTGGCGTTCGCGCTCTCGGTGATCCCACGGTTCACGCAAGGCACCCGGTTCGGCCGCGTCCTGGAGCAAGGGCAGCACGAGACCTCGCAGACGACCTTGCGTCTCACCGTGCTCCTGCTCGTCGCGCTGTTGTTCCTGTCTGCCGAGTTCGGCCTCGACATCGTGCTCGGCGCGTTCTTCGCGGGCATGGTGCTGCGGCGATGGGCCCCGGGCGACGTCGAGTCGCTCGAGAAGAAGCTCGACGCCGTCGGGTACGGGTTCTTCATCCCGGTGTTCTTCGTGTCGTCGGGCATGGGGCTCGACGTGATCTCGATCGTCGAGGCGCCCGGGCGCATGCTCGGGTTCTTCCTGCTGCTGCTCGTCGTGCGCGGCGTGCCGGCGTTGTTCGTCTACCGCAAGGATCTGCCGGGCCCGCGTCGCGTTCAGATGATGCTGCTCACCGCGACCGCGCTCCCGCTGCTGGTCGCCCTCACGGAGATCGGCCTGCAGAACGGGTCGATGCTGCCCGAGAACGCCGCCGCGCTCGTGGGCGCCGGCGTGCTCTCGGTCGCGATCTTCCCGCTGCTCGCGGTCCGGCTGCAGCCCCGAGCGCTCGAGGCCGAACGAGAGACGTCGGCGCCGGAGGCTTGA